A segment of the Bactrocera neohumeralis isolate Rockhampton chromosome 3, APGP_CSIRO_Bneo_wtdbg2-racon-allhic-juicebox.fasta_v2, whole genome shotgun sequence genome:
TTACTTTACCCTCACTCACAAATCATATCAACCGTAAGCACAAGCCGTATTTTTCTCTCGAGCGATAAGAAATTTTGAAAGCCGGTGTCAATTTggtaatttatacatatgtacattatataatatatgtataaatatttcaaactgactcaaaatagacaaaataatttgattcaaaccaaactctttttttgaagtttgttTTTTGACGTTCTAAAAGTAAGGAATAAAACTGACAGATgaatctaaagtgaaaaagatGTCTTTATTTGAgtgcatttcaaaaaaaaaaaattctcgttgCCAACTAGTATTTTATTAACCAGTTTGATTTAACACAAAGATTTCTTATTGTGGACTAGTATTTTTGCTCACTGACAAAATGCTTCACTGAGTGATTGTGCAATATTCTGGTAAGGCACACTGATAAGAGTCCATCGCACAGTTCGTGGCGGGATcaagcactaaattaaattattataaattatggttttttatactctcgcaataatgttgctaacgagagtattatagatttgttcacataacggttgtttgtaagtcctaaaactaaaatagtcagatatagggttatatataccaaattgatcagggtgacgggtagtgtcgaaatccggatgtctgtctgtccgtccgtccgtctgtccgtccgtccgtgcaagctgtaacttgagtaaaaattgagatatcatgatgaaacttggtacacgtattccttggctccataagaaggttaagttcgaagataggcaaaatcggccaactgccacgcccacaaaatggcggaaaccgaaaacttataaagtgtcataactaacccataaataaagatattaaagtgaaatttggcacaaaggatcgcattagggaggggcatatttggacgcagtttttttggaaaagtgggcgtggccccgcccctactaagttttttgtacatatctcggaaactactatagctatatcaaccaaactctacagagtcgttttcttcaggcatttccatgtacagttcaaaaatggaagaaatcggataataaccacgcccacctcccatacaaaggttatgttgaaaatcactaaaagtgcgttaacggactaacaaaaaacgtcagaaacactaaattttacggatgaaattgcagaaggaagctgcacccaggctttttattaaaaattgaaaatgggcgtggcctcgcccacttatggaccaaaaaccatatctcaggaactactcaaccgatttcaatgaaattcggtatataatattttcttaacaccctgatgacatgtacgaaatatgggtgaaatcgattttcaaccacgccttcttccaatataacgctattttgaattccatctgatgccttctctgtataatatatatatacattaggaaccaatgatgatagcggaataaaacttaacacaaatacggtatttgaaaaatatgtaaatgacagataatgaaatctcgattatcactttatcatgcgagagtataaaatgttcggtgacacccgaactaagcccttccttacttgttataattAGCATTATCATTCTTATAGTGTATGTTTACAATGCCCTGCAAAATATGATACATAGGGTTTTCCCACTGTTTATAAGCTATTTCCttatacatattaacatattagtgtgcatatttttttttaaatattatgtattaAAGTACgatttatttaagaaaagttGTAGAAATGCTTATAGTTTAGGCGGCATAAATTCTgtcttattaacttaaaatgcACTATTCAAGTCATCAGTATATCACCATGTTCATTATATTGGTGCTGTGGAGAGGCACCTACTGATACGAGTATAAAAATTCTTATGTACCGACACCCTTAATGCAGTTTTGCCATGTAATTTTTTCGAGGCATTTTTCATCCACATATTATACGGGAATATCTGAACCGATTCTACCCATTTTTAGCTAACCACATTGTCAAAAAAACAGGTTAAATTACCCTACTGATCCCTTAAGGTTGCCATGATATGCGTAACGCCCAAAAGAAACATCAGAGActgtgtaatatgtatattagggtgtttttttaacaattcatttttttcaatcccatcatgaaatttccttggaaataccctaaaaacaattccctgaaaattttagcccttaatattaatattaaggacTGAAcaaaggcatgtaaaaatacccgacaatcgtgattttttatatttaaatttctatagctcagagaaATTTTATGGCAACGCTTTGACTTTAAACACATATTGCTcggaattgaacactctacaaaagtgcccaatgcgacaaagtcgaaattCACAccggtagtacggggctctatgtaaacctgatttttccacgaaattcgcattttttggtatatatctAGTAAATGCCAAAAGCTATGGcaaaaatgtacatgacaaaattgtaggaaattttatttgctacaaaaaaggtatatataatcgctatcattaatacttctcgagatattcggttttttaagtaaggctttatagaactttcatagatggtatgtaatcaaaaatctatgaaaattccatacagccttactCAAAGAGcggaatatattttgttttctatcACAACGAGCTCATCTCTTTTCATACAGGTCAACAGATTTTCGGAATTATACTATTATAACTCTTTATTTTAACAATCAAAATCACATCAGGACACAAAACAAGCTCACTATATCttcgaaataaaatacaaagctgtttatttacatattattatgCTCTGCAGTTTAAGACATTTGCAGATTGTAGAAATACTTCCACGAGTTTTTTTAAACCACAATTCTCAGTTACATTCTCACAGTTTGATTTTGTGGCGGAATTACGAGCATTTAATGGTGAACGCTTTTcgcaaataatttgcatttgtgTTGAACAATTATTATCGTTCATCATATAAAGATCATTGCGTAGCACGACTTCTACACAATCTTCCCCATTTCCCGCATTGTTCGGTTCGTTCTGTCCCCAGAATGCATAAAGCATTGGACGTCCACTATTCAGCGACATGAAGGTGCCTTCCACCGACAAATCGTTGCTACTGGTCCAAACACGCATTTGACCAATTTTGAACAGCGGCGACAGGTGCACAAATAAAGCATTCTTTTCAGCCAGCGATTCAATCGTTAGCAAATCACTGTCGTAAGAACGACAAAAATGAGCAGCTCCGAACCAATCCAGCTAAAATGGAAAGACAATGTgttttatgtaattaaaattgatGGCTCTTAGGTGTATATGTTTGAGTACCTTTAAGTCCTGAGCCACTAAATAATACTTGCTACCAACTTTAATGAAGGGGTGTAAATCCACATCTCCACctgtaaattaaagaaaaattaatagtgaaataaatgaattaataaaatttgtaataccTTCTTGAACTGATGTGTTGCCTGCAGTAAATAATAAAgcattaataaaaagtaaaataaacgGAATATATCGCACGGCTCCCATAAttcaagtatattttttaagctcAAACGTCTGCGCGTCCAGTTGGTGGTGGATCCAAAGTGCGAATGAAACAAtcgcaaattttataattcatatttataatgaTATTAATGCATAAAAAACATTGCAAGTGGTATTTTTAtgatacatatgtgcatatgaatGTATTTTTGCATTTCTGGCGTAGTGTGCTTTCCAACTGATTAGGCTCTATCGGTTTACTCGCACTGGTGAGAATTTTTCAGAtgtttaatacaaattatttctgTAGAGTAGCGTTTATAGAACGTTTTAGGCGTACACacatattcttaaaaagtatagGACCCAGATCAGTAGCGTTTCTttcatgtaaaaatttaaaactaagtTAATCTTCCCATAATTTATCAccaaattaaagttatttaagaCGTTTTAATAAAACTGAGCTAAGTTCGGTTTCCAGGCAATAGAAACTCTCCCAACTTCTATGCTTCGgcattcgaaatattttcagatcctgcaaaaatttataaaaattatatcgaaGAAACTCAACAAcctcattttttgtttattttaaaccCAACCAACCCAAGCAACCCAGCCTCTTAGTACTGGGGAGAGAAACCCAGCGACATCTCAGTTATGTAGTAACGAAACACTTAATGCTCAGCGCAGTATTTCCTTGCAATTTTATTGAGAAATTGTTCATTGGAtatcctttgtgaagccatagaaaagaaaaacttcTGTGCTCtaccttataaattagcaaaacactTAGTATAGAATGCAAGTTCTCACAGGCGTTTAAATTCAACTCCTGCCAGTTCTGTGGGCTAACTGAATGTATACCCCAAGTATTTAAGTCTTAGCTTCCCAAAAGCGGTATAGTCAAGAACGAagtgttgattgttgttgttgttgttgttccccctcttcttcttccatacagtttttgcaaatggcgtctggtaagattcccaaccttacagcatgggCGCCAATAAGGCAATGGCCTATTAAAGCTCTGAATCTGATAGCCACTTTCGCAGCCATTaaccttccgacgatgtctacggGAACTATGTGCAAAATGGCATTAATTGCCATGGTTGGAGTGAACCTTAGTGCACTCGAGTTTCTTTGTAAGTGTagtcttttctagagccctccatCACATAGAGGCACCATAGGACATAATGGGtttgactatggtgtcatagagcgaGAGGACGACTTTCGGTGCGAGACTCCACTTTTGCCAATCCTCTACAGCATAAGGCTGTCTTTGTGGCCATCTCTTTGATATTTGGCCTCCATGAAACCTATTCAAGGTGATTTCTAGATATTTCACTGTTTTTGCCGGTTGCAGACGGATGTCTAACATTCTTGTAACTTCTAGCAAATAAAGCCATCTTATTACTTACTTACTTGGGTTTATGTCGAGATCACTTACGATCGCCCAATTTGTTACAATGCTGAGATACCTCTACGTAAACTCGTACCCGGTACACAGGAACTTTTCTTTTGACCTTCGTAATCGCCGGGCAGCCACGATCTTCAAGTTTTTAAGCAGATTCTTTACTATCAGGGTCCATAGATGAGGAGAGGGAACCCCACCTACTACTCACATTTCGTCGAGTGGCTTTAGAGTCAACTTGAAgctagaaattttttaaatggagTATACGGTATTATTGAAAAATCTGAATCGATTCTATTAATTGTTAGCTAACCACAAGGATCCCTAATGCTCTAATGATATATGGTAgctaaaaattgtatgaaaaagaTTGCTataaaaactgaccgatcaaaatcgtaataaaaatattaatttttatatccttttaaGCTATAAAATAGTgcgcctgtgaagggtattaggAAAGCTATAAATATTTAGGATTCCGCTTGAACCGAACTATCCTATTCCTGACTTATTTAACATACAATTTAGCAGACGTTCCTTAGTACCTCAtctaaaatgcatttaaaaatagaagagtATTTTCTTTCTTGGCTTTGTTTCCTCTTTTGTATGGATGGTGTATATTGagattaattttcatatttgttagCACTTTTGACATTTATTGTTCATGTAAGACAAGATATTagaaatcaataaaagtatTAACAACACACGTTAGTATGGCAGCAACGCGGTTGGAAAATGAAACCACACACTAACGTATATCTTCTCAAGCAGCTTACGCGATGAGCTAAAGCActtaactaaaacaaaaagatataaactatttttagttttgcttcTTTTCACTGAATAAAATCTAAGCAATATATTACTATTGATGATCGCAGTCCTAAACGGATACCACCGTATATAGATCCACCAATTTCGAACGCATCCGCATAGTTTCCTGTCAACCAAAGCagttttatcaataaaaatatttaaaacaaaaagcttaGTTACTTGAAATAATAAACTCAAgacacttttaataaaaaatatttgtaatggaAAGCTTAGTTAC
Coding sequences within it:
- the LOC126753603 gene encoding C-type lectin 37Db-like, translating into MGAVRYIPFILLFINALLFTAGNTSVQEGGDVDLHPFIKVGSKYYLVAQDLKLDWFGAAHFCRSYDSDLLTIESLAEKNALFVHLSPLFKIGQMRVWTSSNDLSVEGTFMSLNSGRPMLYAFWGQNEPNNAGNGEDCVEVVLRNDLYMMNDNNCSTQMQIICEKRSPLNARNSATKSNCENVTENCGLKKLVEVFLQSANVLNCRA